The Cryomorphaceae bacterium 1068 genome segment ACCTTTTTCCGCGATATACTCCATAGCTTCTTTTGAGGCCGTGAGATCGATTCCCATATGCTCCATTTTTGCCGAGAGAAGATCAATTTGAAGCTTAACGATCTCCAAAATATCCTTCCTGTTGAGTGGCTTGAACATAATTATCTCATCTATTCTGTTTAAGAACTCAGGTCGCATGGAAGCCTTGAGCATTTCAAAAACCTCCATCTTGGTCTTTTCTTGCGTCTTCTCATCCATTTTTCCTTTTGCTTCGTCAAATCGCTGCTGAATGATATCAGATCCCGTATTAGAAGTCATAATGATGATGGTGTTCTTAAAGTTCACCTTTCTTCCTTTGTTATCGGTCAATACACCATCATCCAATACTTGTAGCAGCACGTTAAACACATCGGGGTGAGCTTTCTCAATCTCATCTAGAAGTACTACACTGTAGGGTTTTCTTCTAACCGCTTCGGTAAGCTGTCCGCCCTCATCGTACCCTACATATCCCGGAGGAGCTCCCACCAATCGACTCACGCTGTGCCGCTCTTGGTATTCGCTCATATCGATTCGCGTCATGGCATGCTCGTCGTTAAAGAGGTATTCGCTTAAGGCTTTTGCCAATTCGGTTTTACCAACACCGGTTGTTCCCATAAAAATAAAGGATCCAATAGGGCGCTTCTCATCTTGCAGTCCCGAGCGAGACCTTCTAACTGCATCGGAGACGGCTTCTACCGCTTCTTCCTGACCAACAACTCTTTCGTGCAAATGGTCTTCGAGATTCAGCAGCTTCTCGCGTTCGCTTTCAAGCATCTTTGTCACGGGAATTCCCGTCCAGCGGCTCACCACGTCAGCAATTTCTTCTTCGTCTACTTCCTCCTTGATCATCTTAGAATTGGACTGTTCATCGATCAATAGCTTTCTCGATTCTTCCAGCCTCTCTTCGGCTTCTTTCAGCTTTCCGTATCGAATTTCGGCTACCTCTCCGTAATTACCTTCTCGCTCCGCTCTCTCGGCCTCAAACTTAAGTTGCTCAATATTTTCCTTCTCCTGTTGTATGGCTTCCACCAATCCTTTCTCAGCTTCCCATTTGGCTTTGAGCTGGTCTCGTTTCTCATTAAGATTGGCCAATTCTTCGCCTAAGCCTTTCAGCTTAAATTGATCTTTCTCTCTTTTTATCGCTTCTCGTTCAATTTCGAGCTGCATGATTCTTCTTTCGATCTCATCGAGCTCTTCAGGCTTGGAATTGATCTCCATTCTGAGCTTTGAAGCAGCCTCGTCAATCAAGTCGATGGCTTTATCCGGCAAGAATCGATCAGTAATGTAGCGCTGCGAAAGCTCTACGGCTGATATGATTGCAGAATCTTTGATCCGCACTTTATGATGCGCCTCGTACTTTTCTTTGATCCCTCGTAATATCGAAATCGCCGATTCACGATCAGGTTCATTCACGATTACTTTTTGGAACCGTCGCTCCAAGGCTTTGTCTTTTTCAAAGAACTTCTGGTACTCATTAAGCGTAGTCGCACCCACCGCTCTCAGCTCTCCACGGGCCAAAGCAGGCTTCAAAATGTTTGCAGCATCCATTGCACCTTCGCCACCTCCGGCACCTACAAGGGTGTGAATCTCATCAATGAAAAGGATAATTTGTCCTTCGGCCTTGGTGACTTCATTCACCACAGCTTTGAGTCTCTCTTCAAATTCCCCCTTGTATTTCGCACCCGCTATTAGTGCAGCCATGTCCAAGCTATAAACAATTTTGTCCTTCAAGTTTTCAGGTACATCGCCACTCACAATTCGGTGGGCGATTCCTTCTACGATGGCTGTTTTACCCGTTCCTGGCTCACCTACTAATATAGGATTGTTTTTGGTCCGCCTGGTCAAAATTTGCAACACCCGACGTATCTCTTCATCTCTACCGATTACAGGGTCGAGCTTACCATTTTGAACCAAATCGTTCAGATTCTTGGCGTATTTATCCAAAGAATTGTATGTGTCTTCCTGACTCGCTGACGTTACCTTTTCACCTTTTCGGAGTTCAAGAATGCCTTGTTTCAAAGCCTTTCTTGTAATGCCCATATCCTTGAGCATTTGAGCCGTCGAGTCCTTACCATCGAGAATGGCAAGTAATAGGTGTTCCAACGAAACGAATTCGTCTCCGAATTCCTTAAGGTATGTAAAGGAGCGATTCACTGCTTCAGTAGCCGATCGACTCAACTGAACTTGTCCGCCACTCACTTTTGGAAATGATTCAATTTGTTTGTCCAGCGCCTGTTCTAAAAGGTCTGTATTAACTGAAAGTTTCTTAAGTAAATAAGGGATTACGTTTTTATCTGCATCGAGCATCACCCTTAATAGGTGTGCAGTTTCGATGCTTTGCTGTCCCTTTTCCGTCACAAGTTGCTGAGCATCTTGGATGGCTTGCTGGGACTTGATTGTCATTTTTTGAAAGTCCATAACTGATTAATTATGTTTTCTTGTCGTCAAATCTTGAGCCGTTTCGATTTTTCTCATAAAAGCGGAAAAAATGGCAGTAGGAAGCCAATGATTCGGACAAAATGACTGTGCTATGAGGCCGCTTTGTTTATGATAATTTCTTAGCTTCAAAGCACCAAAACGACCAATAGTGAGACCAATTGTACTAACCCTTGTTACCCTCTTCCTTTGTCAATCAACCTTTAGTCAAACCTTCTGGGCAAAAAGGCAAGCGGGTGGAAATGTAGATGAAACACTCGGAGTAGCCAGTGATAATGAAGGCAACTCATATTCAACAGGCTATTTCAGCACAACCGCAGATATAAATGGAGAAAACCTGAATGTTCAGGGTCTCACCGATGTATTTGTATCCAAGGTTTCACTAGGTGGATTTACCGAATGGTCTGTATCATTTGGGGGAAACCAGTCAGACAGAGGCCTTGGTATAGCTGTGGATAAATTAGGCAACATCCTCGTTTGCGGGTTTTATACGGGGAATATAGACTTCGGGAATGGTGTAACTCTAACTTCCAATGGCGGACAAGATGCTTTTGTCTTAAAGCTGGATCAAAACGGAGAAGTTCTTTGGGCCAAAGGCGGCGGAAGCAATCAAAATTCAGATCGCGCAAATGCAGTTGCTGCTGATTCTCTGGGAAATGTACTAATCACCGGTCAATTCTCAGGAGAAGCCATTTTTGATTCCTTCAACCTCAATACCATCGACGGTTCAATAGACGCATTCATTGTTAAATATGATGCAGACGGAAATGAAATATGGGCAAAACAAGGCACTGGTGAGAGTCTTGACAGAGGAATGGGAATAGCCACCGATAGTGAAGGTGCGGTTTACACAACGGGACAATTTAGCGGTGACATTAATTTTGATAATACCTATGACA includes the following:
- the clpB gene encoding ATP-dependent chaperone ClpB: MDFQKMTIKSQQAIQDAQQLVTEKGQQSIETAHLLRVMLDADKNVIPYLLKKLSVNTDLLEQALDKQIESFPKVSGGQVQLSRSATEAVNRSFTYLKEFGDEFVSLEHLLLAILDGKDSTAQMLKDMGITRKALKQGILELRKGEKVTSASQEDTYNSLDKYAKNLNDLVQNGKLDPVIGRDEEIRRVLQILTRRTKNNPILVGEPGTGKTAIVEGIAHRIVSGDVPENLKDKIVYSLDMAALIAGAKYKGEFEERLKAVVNEVTKAEGQIILFIDEIHTLVGAGGGEGAMDAANILKPALARGELRAVGATTLNEYQKFFEKDKALERRFQKVIVNEPDRESAISILRGIKEKYEAHHKVRIKDSAIISAVELSQRYITDRFLPDKAIDLIDEAASKLRMEINSKPEELDEIERRIMQLEIEREAIKREKDQFKLKGLGEELANLNEKRDQLKAKWEAEKGLVEAIQQEKENIEQLKFEAERAEREGNYGEVAEIRYGKLKEAEERLEESRKLLIDEQSNSKMIKEEVDEEEIADVVSRWTGIPVTKMLESEREKLLNLEDHLHERVVGQEEAVEAVSDAVRRSRSGLQDEKRPIGSFIFMGTTGVGKTELAKALSEYLFNDEHAMTRIDMSEYQERHSVSRLVGAPPGYVGYDEGGQLTEAVRRKPYSVVLLDEIEKAHPDVFNVLLQVLDDGVLTDNKGRKVNFKNTIIIMTSNTGSDIIQQRFDEAKGKMDEKTQEKTKMEVFEMLKASMRPEFLNRIDEIIMFKPLNRKDILEIVKLQIDLLSAKMEHMGIDLTASKEAMEYIAEKGFDPQFGARPVKRLIQKEVLNTLSKQLLAGTIDREEPIVMDVFDGEVVFRKPLKEELEKLIS